CCGCCTGCTGATGAGAATGGATTGTATCATCTTCCAGAACAGATGCCGCTTCTGCCGGCTCGACGTACGGAATTAAGTGAAAATGTACCGGGCCGTGCGTATCGTATAACGTAACAGGCTGTCTGTTCGGCTTCAGTTTCGTATCAAGGAAAAGTCCCTGCCTCCTGAACAGTTCACTACCAAATTGAAGGCGGTCAGGACTATCATGATTACCTGAAATGGCAAGTACAGGGATGCCCAGGTCATTAATTAAAGTTGTCAGGGTCTCGTTTAACAACTCCACTGCCTGCTTTGGAGGAATGGAGCGGTCGTAGAGGTCTCCTGCAATCACCACTGCATCCGGAGCCTCCGTTTTCACTATCTCTATGAATTTAGCGAGAATCCAACGCTGATCCTCCGTCATATGTACCGAGTTTACGATTTTGCCGAGGTGCCAATCCGCTGTATGGATGAATTTCATGCCTACTCCTCCTCCAACATATATTGTTCGTAAAGTCTGTCAAATGCTGATAAGGCAGAGGGGAAAGGAGCATTCCATTCCAAGTATCTGCTGATCTCATCGTACGTCTTCGCTTGTCTCGGAAAACTGTGGTCTTTAAACATCCACTCTGCAAGCTGTTTTTCTTCATTTAAAACCAGGTTACCGCGGTAACGCATCATATAATGGTAAAACGATCTCATTTTCTGTTTCCTCCTCGATCTTCTTCCTTATTTTTATCACGAACGGACGAATTCGGCAAAACATTACGGTTTTTTCCAATAAATTCAGCGACAAAAGAAAAAAAGAACCCCCTGTATATCGAGGATTCTTCTGTCTTATAAGTATGACAACCCTTTACCCGTTGGAATCATCCATAAACGCTTCATGCGCTTCCTTCTTCTTCCTGTAAACGACACGCGATAGGAGAATGCTGATCTCATAAAGAATGATCAGAGGAACCGCCACGACAAGCTGAAGAATGAAATCCGGAGGGGAAATAATGGTTCCGATAATAACCAGTACGAAATATGCATACTTTCTAATTTTGACTAGAAAGCCTGGGGTAACGATACCAAGACTTGTGAGAAACATAACCAGAATAGGAATCTCAAACAAGATGGCAAACGGGATGGTCACACGGAATAAGAAGCGGAAATATCTTTCCACTGTATAGATCTCATTAAACATTCCATCGTTAAGCGACAACAAGAAAGGAAGAATCAGATGGACAAACACGAGATATCCGAATGTCAGTCCTGCCAGAAAAAGAAGGAATACAGCAGGTATGTAGGACAGCGAAACTTTTCTTTCTTTCGGCGTAAGTGCCGGTTTAACAAACAACCACGCCTGAAAGGCTAGAACGGGAAGCGTCCCGATAATTGCAACAATGGTTGCGATGGTAAAGATGATCCAAATGATTTCTCCAGGGCTCGTCATATTCAATTCAAAAGGGAGGTCTTTCACAAAAAATGCCTGAATCGGTTTAACATAGAGGAAACCTGCAATGAAAAAAAGGACGAAGAAGAGAAGGGTCCAAATAATTCTTCTGCGCAGTTCACTCAAGTGCTCCGTTACATTCATCTCTAAATCTCTGTCATATTTCTCTTCAGCCAATTCCATTACCTCCCATACGCGACGTGAAAAAAGATGCAAGGGAGTCCCCTTACACCTTTCATTATTCTTTGCCCGGCTTGTCTGCCTTCTGCTGTTCTCCGTCAGAAAGAATATCCCCTGCCGCTTTCTTAAATTCCCTCAGGGACGAGCCGAAAGCTCTTCCTATCTCAGGAAGTTTAGAAGGGCCGAAAACAACGAGAGCAAGCACAAGGATCAAGATAAGCCCTGGTATCCCTATATTAGAAAACAAGAGAATTCCTCCATCCATTAGACAAAAAGACAGGACCTTTATTTCCCTGTCTTATCGTCTTTGCTCTCCTCTGTAAGCTCCCGTGTAGACTTCTTGAATTCCTTCAATGTTTCCCCGGCAGCCTTTCCAATCTCAGGCAGTTTCTTCGGTCCAAAGATGACAAGTGCAATCGTAAGTATGAGGATCAATCCAGGTACACCTATGCTGGCCATACAGCTTCACCGCCCTCTCAGATAACTTGCATTCTTAGTTTAACCGTTTTCATAAGAAAAAGACAGAAGCGGGAAAAGAAACCGCTCTTTCTTTCATCATACCATGTTCTGGTAGAGATTGTCTCTATCTGCCGGTAAATTTCGAGAGCTCTTTCGCTTGTTCAAACTCATTCCATGTATTCATGTTAAAGAAGTGCCTGTTTAGTATTTCGGGTTTTAATGAGCTGAAATCAGATACTTTCGTATAACCGGTCGTTTCCAGCAGTCCTCTCACGGATCTTCCGCCTTGATGAAGATAGCGGTGAAGTGTATCAAGCATCGTCCTTGGGTAAATGCCTGACATAGGCTGGAGGAGACCGTCAAAGGAAGGGATGACGGCCTTATCTTTTCTCTGCATAAGTAAATGAGTATAAACTTCGGGTTGAACAAAGGGCATGTCGGTTGCTGCTACGATGAACCAATCTTCTTCCCTTTCTTCCATAGCCGCATGGAGCCCGGACAGCGGCCCTGCATCATTCAGGTGGTCCATTACAGTCGGATACCCCGGGTAATCCCCTCGGTTCTGACTGATGACAACAATAGAAGTGAGCCGCTCCATTGTATCAATTACATGTGCAAGAACCGGACGATCTCCAAGGACGAGTGCAGACTTATCCGTCCCCATTCTCGTAGATTTACCACCGTTTAATACGAGTCCGCAAAGGCGGGTCATTTACTCCCTTCCTTTTTCTCGTATGTGCGGAAGTAATAATCATACGGATTCTTCTCGTCTTTCAACCCTTTCGTTTCAGCTACCAATCCCCAATCTTCCAACCGGAAAGCTGGAAAGTACGTATCCCCTTCAAAACTTTCATCGATATAGGTTAAATACATTCGATCCGCATGTGGAAGCATCTTTTCAAATAATACGGCTCCCCCGATGACAAACCATTCTTTATCAGGCTCGTCCCTTTCAAGCTTTAGGATATCTTCCATAGAGTGAATCACTGTGCAGCCGTCCCTGTCATAGTCCGGATTGCTGGTAATAACGATATGTTTACGCTCTGGAAGAGGCTTACCGAACGACTCAAACGTTTTACGTCCCATGATGATCGTCTTTCCCCATGTCATGTCTTTAAAAAATTTAAAATCGTTAGGTATATGCCAAGGAAGGTCGTTGTCCTTGCCGATTAAACGATTTTTATCCATTGCGAAAATGAAAGATATCATTTTTCCACATCCTTTATGTTTTTTAGACAGCTACAGGCGCTTTAATACCCGGGTGAGGCTCGTACCCTTCGATTGTAATATCTTCCATTTCAAAATCGAAGATGGATTTTTTATCCCGGTTCAGCTTCAATTGAGGGAAATCCTTCGGTGTGCGTGCAAGCTGTGTGTCGATCTGTTCTAAATGATTGCTGTAAATATGGGCATCTCCAAGCGTGTGGATGAATTCCCCGACATCCAGTCCACATTCATGTGCAATCAGATGCGTAAGTAATGCGTAGCTCGCAATGTTGAAAGGAACGCCGAGGAAGATATCTCCGCTTCTTTGATACAGCTGACAGGAAAGCTTGCCATCTGAAACGTAGAATTGGAAAAGAGCATGGCATGGCGGCAGCGCCATATTGGATGGAACATCTTCCGGGTTCCAGGCTGTTACGATATGTCTTCTTGAATCCGGATTATGCTTAATTGCTGTTACGACATTTTTAAGCTGATCAATCGTATCTCCTCTTGACGTACGCCATTCCCTCCACTGTTTTCCGTAAACAGATCCGAGGTCCCCGTAAGTTCTTGCGAATGCATCGTCTTCAAGAATACGATCCTTAAATGCTGCCATCTCTTTATCATAGCGTTCCTTGAAGGAATCATCCTCGAGACTCCGACGTCCGAAATCTGTCATATCAGGCCCTTGATAGGCATCACTTTCAATCCATTTCTGAAACGCCCATTCATTCCAAATATTGTTGTTATGCTTCAGCAGATACTGGATATTCGTATCGCCTTTAATGAACCAGAGCAATTCCGATGCAATCAAACGAAAGGGGATCCGTTTCGTTGTCAGCAGTGGAAACCCATCCTTCAAGTCAAACCGCATTTGATGACCGAAAACCGACTTTGTACCGGTCCCTGTCCGGTCCTGCTTTATCGTTCCTTCATTTTTCACCATTCTGCATAAATCTAGATAAGCCTGTTCATTCTTCACCATGTTGATTCTCCTTTTACTCTGAAGCTGTTTCCCTGTTGAATTGATTGATAAACTCTTCCATGAACTGATGCCGTCGATCTGCTTCCTCCCTGCCGGAGGGCGTATTCATTTTGTCTTTAAGAAGAAGCAGTTTCTCGTGAAAATGAGAAAAAGAGCTGCCCCCTTCTTTTCGATAAAGGGGTTGGTTCTTTGCGCCGCCGAACGCAAATGTTCGAGCAATCCCAATCGCACCAATGGCGTCGAGACGGTCCGCATCCTGCACGACTTTTCCTAATAGAGTGTCCGGAGTTTTCCCTTTTCGAAATGATACGGTCTCAATGGCATGATGGATATAAGTGATGTCTCTTTCCGAAAAATGAAGATTCCTCAACAGCTCATCCCGCTCTTTTATCGCATCTTCCTTCGATGCAAACAGCTTGTCATCGCCAACGTCATGAAGCCACCCGGCCACCTCAGAAAGAAATGGGTCCGCGCCTTCCTTCACGGCAAGTAACCTCGACCACTCTGCGACCCTTTGCATATGATTATCATCGTGCCCTGTAACATCGTCATGGAAAAGCCGGAATACAAATGCTTTTATTTCTGTCAGTTTCTCCGCTTCCTTCAACAAAGATCCCCCTTAAAATCCGAATAGATCCATCTGCCTTGGATTGAGATCATGGTATTGAATCTTCAGCAGATCCTGCATTTCTTTTGCGTTATCTGCCGCATCTCCACCGGAATTATTATTAAAAAGCAGGGTGATCTCCGGTGTTTTTTTCTGCAGTTCTGTTATACGATCCGCCCACTCCTGCAGCTCTTCTGCGTTGTATCGGTATAAGAAACGAACTTTCCGCCAATCTTTCCGGCCGTTCTTGTTCCATCCATGAATATTTCGTCCATGGAAGCGCACCAGTGTTTTTTGGGGATGGGTGGGTACAAGCACTTGCGGGACAGAACCTTCCCCCGCCTGTGGTTCATCACAAATGGTATGAATCCACTCTTGATCTCTCATAAAATCCAATGTCTGTGCTTTATACCCCTCTTGGAACCAAGACCGGTTACGGAACTCCAGGGCCAAGGGGTATGATTCCAGCCAGTCACGTATGTATCTCAATTTCCTTATGTTTTCTTTTCTGACATCAAACCAGGGAGGAAATTGGAACAAAAGGCAGTCGATCTGTCCTTTCTCCCACACTGGTTGAATGGACTCTTCGTACCGCTTCATTAAATCCCTTGCTTCCTGCACAGACCTGGATTCCCTGTCATGTCCGGTCAGCTGCTGAAATGCCTTAATAACGAAGGAAAACGAATCGGGCGTCTCCTTCAGCCATTTCTCATACCTTTCTCTGGGCTGAATGGCATAAAAAGCCGTATCTACTTCCACCACCGGAAAGTGAGAACCATATTCCGCAAGCTTTTCTTCTGATCTGGTCTGTTCCGTATATAAAGCCGGATGGTCTCCCCAACCGGTTAAACCGATCTTCACGCCCACCCACCATACCTCCTTTACTCAAGCTTTCTTCACTTAAGACTATCGATATTGTACCAAAAAAGGACTCTTCCTGACTAGAAGAGTCCCGGTACTCCTTAAAACAAACCGGTGATGGTCCCGTTGTCCTTCACATCCATTTGAAGCGCTGCAGGTTTTTTAGGCAGCCCCGGCATTGTCATCACGTCACCTGTCAAAGCAACGAGAAATCCGGCACCCACAGAGGCATGAAATTCTTTCACATGAATCGAAAAGCCTTCCGGCCGGCCGAGCTTTTCCGGGTCATCCGTTAAAGAATACTGCGTTTTAGCCATGCAGACCGGCAAGTTCCCATATCCCAGTTCTTCCAGCTGGTTGATCTGCTTCTTCGCTTTGGATGACCATTCCACTTGATCGGCCCCGTACACGTTAACCGCAATCTTTCTCACCTTTTCTTCAATGCTGTCTTCTATATCATACATATACCTCATGGAACCCGTCTTTGCTGCCGACGCCGTTACAACTTTTTCTGCCAAGTCAATACCGCCTCTGCCCCCTTCTTGAAACACATTAACAAGAGAGACAACGGCTCCTTCATTCTGACACCAATCCACTAACGTATCTTTCTCCCGATCCGTATCTGTCGGAAATGCGTTGATGGCAATAACATAAGGAAGATTGAATTGTTCTATGGTCTCCATGTGCTTCTTCAAGTTCGCAACACCTCGTTTTAAAGCGGCGATATCTTCCGTCTCCAGCGCATCTTTTTTTACTCCACCATGCATTTTCAGAGCTCGGATTGTTGCGACTATGACGACAGCATCGGGTTCAAAACCACCGGCACGTGTTTTAATATTTAAGAATTTCTCTGCCCCGAGATCTGCACCGAATCCGGCTTCTGTAACTACATAGTCACCGAGTTTCGCCGCCAGTCGTGTGGCAATAACGCTGTTGCATCCGTGAGCAATATTGGCGAATGGTCCTCCATGGATAATGGCAGGCGTGTTCTCAAGCGTCTGGACGAGGTTTGGTTTTACAGCATCTTTCAAAAGAAGCGTCAACGCACCTTCAAAACCAAGGTCCTTCACATATACCGGCTGTTTATCGTATGTATAACCGACCACGATATTAGACAGACGCTGCTTTAGGTCTTTTAGATCTGTAGCGAGACAGAGGATTGCCATAATCTCAGACGCTACGGTAATCTGAAACCCATCTTCTCTCGGCACTCCTTTCACAGGACCTCCCAATCCTACTACGACTTGTCGAAGTGCACGGTCATTGATATCCAGGACGCGCTTCCATTCTATTCTCCGCGGGTCAAGGTTGCACGCATTCCCTTGATGGATATGGTTATCAATGAATGCTGCCAAAGCATTGTTCGCGGCCGTAATGGCGTGGATGTCTCCTGTGAAATGCAGGTTGATGTCATCCATCGGAACGACTTGAGAATATCCTCCGCCGGCTGCACCACCTTTTATTCCCATAGTCGGACCAAGGGAGGGCTCCCTTAAAGCGATGACGGTCTTTTTGTTGATTTGGTTCAGCGCCTGACCAAGACCGACAGTCACGGTGGATTTCCCTTCTCCTGCCGGGGTTGGATTAATGGAAGTCGTAAGTATGATCTTTCCATTTGGACGATCAGACAATTTATCGAGCAGGCGGTCGGATAATTTTGCTTTATAATGACCATAAGGCTCCCAATCTTCCTTACCTAAGGACAGTTGATCAATGATTTCATTAATCGGTC
This sequence is a window from Bacillus sp. SB49. Protein-coding genes within it:
- a CDS encoding YozE family protein; this translates as MRSFYHYMMRYRGNLVLNEEKQLAEWMFKDHSFPRQAKTYDEISRYLEWNAPFPSALSAFDRLYEQYMLEEE
- the tatC gene encoding twin-arginine translocase subunit TatC encodes the protein MELAEEKYDRDLEMNVTEHLSELRRRIIWTLLFFVLFFIAGFLYVKPIQAFFVKDLPFELNMTSPGEIIWIIFTIATIVAIIGTLPVLAFQAWLFVKPALTPKERKVSLSYIPAVFLLFLAGLTFGYLVFVHLILPFLLSLNDGMFNEIYTVERYFRFLFRVTIPFAILFEIPILVMFLTSLGIVTPGFLVKIRKYAYFVLVIIGTIISPPDFILQLVVAVPLIILYEISILLSRVVYRKKKEAHEAFMDDSNG
- the tatA gene encoding twin-arginine translocase TatA/TatE family subunit is translated as MFSNIGIPGLILILVLALVVFGPSKLPEIGRAFGSSLREFKKAAGDILSDGEQQKADKPGKE
- a CDS encoding twin-arginine translocase TatA/TatE family subunit; this translates as MASIGVPGLILILTIALVIFGPKKLPEIGKAAGETLKEFKKSTRELTEESKDDKTGK
- the mobA gene encoding molybdenum cofactor guanylyltransferase; this translates as MTRLCGLVLNGGKSTRMGTDKSALVLGDRPVLAHVIDTMERLTSIVVISQNRGDYPGYPTVMDHLNDAGPLSGLHAAMEEREEDWFIVAATDMPFVQPEVYTHLLMQRKDKAVIPSFDGLLQPMSGIYPRTMLDTLHRYLHQGGRSVRGLLETTGYTKVSDFSSLKPEILNRHFFNMNTWNEFEQAKELSKFTGR
- a CDS encoding dihydrofolate reductase; amino-acid sequence: MISFIFAMDKNRLIGKDNDLPWHIPNDFKFFKDMTWGKTIIMGRKTFESFGKPLPERKHIVITSNPDYDRDGCTVIHSMEDILKLERDEPDKEWFVIGGAVLFEKMLPHADRMYLTYIDESFEGDTYFPAFRLEDWGLVAETKGLKDEKNPYDYYFRTYEKKEGSK
- a CDS encoding thymidylate synthase, encoding MVKNEQAYLDLCRMVKNEGTIKQDRTGTGTKSVFGHQMRFDLKDGFPLLTTKRIPFRLIASELLWFIKGDTNIQYLLKHNNNIWNEWAFQKWIESDAYQGPDMTDFGRRSLEDDSFKERYDKEMAAFKDRILEDDAFARTYGDLGSVYGKQWREWRTSRGDTIDQLKNVVTAIKHNPDSRRHIVTAWNPEDVPSNMALPPCHALFQFYVSDGKLSCQLYQRSGDIFLGVPFNIASYALLTHLIAHECGLDVGEFIHTLGDAHIYSNHLEQIDTQLARTPKDFPQLKLNRDKKSIFDFEMEDITIEGYEPHPGIKAPVAV
- a CDS encoding HD domain-containing protein; translation: MKEAEKLTEIKAFVFRLFHDDVTGHDDNHMQRVAEWSRLLAVKEGADPFLSEVAGWLHDVGDDKLFASKEDAIKERDELLRNLHFSERDITYIHHAIETVSFRKGKTPDTLLGKVVQDADRLDAIGAIGIARTFAFGGAKNQPLYRKEGGSSFSHFHEKLLLLKDKMNTPSGREEADRRHQFMEEFINQFNRETASE
- a CDS encoding DUF72 domain-containing protein, giving the protein MGVKIGLTGWGDHPALYTEQTRSEEKLAEYGSHFPVVEVDTAFYAIQPRERYEKWLKETPDSFSFVIKAFQQLTGHDRESRSVQEARDLMKRYEESIQPVWEKGQIDCLLFQFPPWFDVRKENIRKLRYIRDWLESYPLALEFRNRSWFQEGYKAQTLDFMRDQEWIHTICDEPQAGEGSVPQVLVPTHPQKTLVRFHGRNIHGWNKNGRKDWRKVRFLYRYNAEELQEWADRITELQKKTPEITLLFNNNSGGDAADNAKEMQDLLKIQYHDLNPRQMDLFGF
- a CDS encoding formate--tetrahydrofolate ligase, with the translated sequence MKTDIEIAREAKMRPINEIIDQLSLGKEDWEPYGHYKAKLSDRLLDKLSDRPNGKIILTTSINPTPAGEGKSTVTVGLGQALNQINKKTVIALREPSLGPTMGIKGGAAGGGYSQVVPMDDINLHFTGDIHAITAANNALAAFIDNHIHQGNACNLDPRRIEWKRVLDINDRALRQVVVGLGGPVKGVPREDGFQITVASEIMAILCLATDLKDLKQRLSNIVVGYTYDKQPVYVKDLGFEGALTLLLKDAVKPNLVQTLENTPAIIHGGPFANIAHGCNSVIATRLAAKLGDYVVTEAGFGADLGAEKFLNIKTRAGGFEPDAVVIVATIRALKMHGGVKKDALETEDIAALKRGVANLKKHMETIEQFNLPYVIAINAFPTDTDREKDTLVDWCQNEGAVVSLVNVFQEGGRGGIDLAEKVVTASAAKTGSMRYMYDIEDSIEEKVRKIAVNVYGADQVEWSSKAKKQINQLEELGYGNLPVCMAKTQYSLTDDPEKLGRPEGFSIHVKEFHASVGAGFLVALTGDVMTMPGLPKKPAALQMDVKDNGTITGLF